The window AGTTGGGGAGAGGAAGATATAAAGAAAATTGTGACCAAGGTAGGGCCAGGGGTCAACGGTGTGGAACTGCTAAAGGTTTGTGATAATTTTCCACTTCCATATCTTTATCTAGGGGATTATCATCAGAATCTATCTTAACATTGTATGTGTTTTCCTCGAATGTCAGGACCCCCAAAATTCCAGTCGAAATCGTGGTTTTGTATTCATTGAGTACTATAATCATGCCTGTGCGGAGTATTCTAGGCAAAAGATGTCGAACCCAAAATTTAAGCTCGATGACAATGCTCCAACTGTGAGTTGGGCTGACCCGAAAAATGCAGAATCATCTGCTTCTTCACAGGTGTAGTTTTGCTATGTTATAACCCATTACAAGATTTCTCTTTACCTCACTTCAGTGTTCCATATATTGATTTTGCACAGTAAATGCTTAGAAATATGAACATGTGTCATGTCTGCTTCTGAGTTGTTATTAAATCTTAAAACGCCTCTAATAGTATATTTTGGTTGCTTTCTTAGTAACATAGTGTGGATAAAGACTACGTGTTAAATCTTCTTTTCAAAAGCACTTGTTCATCTCACCGAATTCTATTATAAATTGTCAATCAACCATCATATTGCTGTTACCCTGTTAGTATAAAGTGAACAAACTTATACATGTGTTAATAATGATTAACTTGTGTAGAATTATGTCAATTTGCTGGCTAGGAAGTCGTTGCAgtcataatttatcaaaattaagctGCCATGTTTGGATTGTAGCGGCTTAATGTTCTATGATATGGAATTGAGCACTAGAGTCTGGTGTTATGGTTTTTAATACCTTAAAAAGGCCACCCTGTTAGCTTTTGAATGTATGGTTAAAATTTGTTCTGGATGCTACTGCAGGTCAAAGCAGTGTACGTGAAGAACTTACCCAAAAACATCACCCAGGATCAGTTAAAAGATGTTTTTGAGCACCATGGAAAGATTACAAAAGTAGTTCTACCTCCTGCAAAGGCAGGACAAGAAAAGAGCAGATTTGGCTTTGTTCACTTTGCGGACAGGTCAAGTGCCCTAAAGGCTTTAAAGAACACCGAGAAGTATGAGATAGAAGGTATGTCAGTGTTCTTGTTTCTTGTATTGGGTTGTTACTTGATAAAGAATTAGCCATGATGATTTCGAAATTCATTTTGCTAGGCCAAGTGTTGGAGTGCTCACTTGCCAAGCCTCAAGCAGATCAAAGGTCATCTGGATTTTCAAGTTCTTCAAAAGCAGCGTTGCTTCCTAGTTACCAGCCTCCAGTTGGTTATGGATTGGTTGGGGGTGCCTATGGTGCTCTCAGTGCTGGATATGGCGGTGCAGGCTTTGGGCAGGTGGAAACAGATTTCTTCTCTTGACATTCTGTAtcttcttaaatttttattttatttttaacttttgagGTTGCTTGATGTTGAATTCATTGATTGATTTTGTTTAGTGCCTATTCGAGTATTCACTGTACTATATAATTAAAGTCACAAAAATACTTGCTATTAGATGTCCATAATTTAACAGTTGTAATTATAATCTTTCACGAGTTCATGTGTTTGTGAGTGGGCCTCTTGGTTACGAAGTATCTATTAATAAGTGGAGCAGAGAGGTAATACCTTTAAACTTGACGCGGGGTGCATGATCAAGTGGGAATACTAGAAGCAATGACTTTTGACACTAAATTACTGCTTTCAGTCAATTCATTTTTGTTTCTATTGTTGCAAAGTTACTTACAAGATTGGATCCGGTGCTAATGTAATCTTGAATTTTTGTAGCCACTGGTATATGGAAGGGGACCCGCACCTGGCATGGCAATGATGCCTATGCTTCTCCCAGATGGAAGAATTGGATATGTTTTGTAAGTGTTCCACTTCCACACTCTTCTCActttttaaacataatattGATCTATCTTAGTTTTGTGACTTCTGAACATCATATCTTACCATCAACCATCTCTTAGAATTGCCGGACACTTGGTTATCAATATGTTTAGGTAGCAGTGTCTAGAGTTGATACTGATGGGTACAACTACAGTTAGCTTTTTATATGCCAGTTTGTGAGTCTGGAAGCCTTATTACCCAAGGTGGATTTCAGTTATAACTTGCAAGTGATTTTCACTCAATCTAATCTGCCCCATCTTATACCTCGAAGTTTGACCTGTAAGTAAACAAGGAAAAACACTTGCAACTATTAAAATGGACGCATGCACTGCCAGGCTTAAATTCATAGAGATTGGATTGCTAAACCTTTACCTGAAAACTGTTTAACTAATATAAGTAGAGAAGCATATCTTGCAAAGTAGATTGTACAAAGCGGATGCATTAATTAATCTTGCATTTCTTTAGTATTTTTGTTCGTTTACTTATTTGCTACCTCTTTATGCCTTAAATTtagcaaaacaaaataaatcaagTTATTTTCCTTATACAGGCAGCAGCCAGGAGCACAGCCCTACAGTAGTCCACCACCTCCCCAACAACAAAGAGGTGGTAGGAGTGGAGGAAGGAGTGGTGGAAGTTCAAGTGGTGGAAGGAGTGGAGGAAGAGGTGGGGGTGGAAGCTCTAGTGGTGGAAGGCGTGACAGTGGCGGCTACAGTGGTGGTCGTAACCGTTATAATCCATACTAACAATCTTTATATCCTCTGAGGATTACCTGACAACAAATGTTTATCAAATTATGCATGTtctgatattttaaatttcagtttAATGCTTGGCATATTTTCGGATTCTCAAGTGTTGCAATCAAAGTCCTGTTAAAACTTTTAGCTTTGGCATTTGATTTAGCTGGTGAGTTTAGAGCTCACTCTTGTTATCCGTTAAACAACTAATTTTATATACCTTTGCAGTACCGAAATTAAGTTTCATTCAAATCTCAGCTCTAGAAAGTGGCTTTGAGATTCCAGAACTGCAATGAACAAAGTGTGTTTATCATTGAGAATGGATGTCTGGGGTCAGCGGCTAATCCAGAAATCATTTTAGAGGGGGcgttttttgaataaaaaatttcatatgAGCAGCGTGTTTGTTTATAATTGAGAATGGATGTCTGCGGTCAGCGGCTAATCCAGAAATCATTTTAGAGGGGGcgttttttgaataaaaaaattcatggcTACAAAATATGGACTCAAACTGTAGGTGTGTCTCAAGCAGTGAGCTGAAATAAAAGCCAAAAAGCACTGCAATAGCATTCGACTTGTAACTGTCAAAGATGATCAAAGCAACAAATGAATCTATCACTATCAGCAAATATTCACTTCCAAACTTAAAAAACAGCTCAGACAATTTACACCTGTTTATTCAGCTCAAACAACAAATCAGAACAGCAAATAAACGAATCAAAGTGACATCCAAAGCACTCACACAGGGATCTATCAATCTCACTTTCAATTAATTATCCTCAGTTTCACGAGAAGAGAACTATTGACTAGTATAAGCAGGAACAAAATCAACAATGTGACAACCAGTTGAAAAATCAGGAAACTGATCTTCTAGATCAACAACATATGGGGCACTGAATCAAGCCATTCTCATTGCACTCGTCGCACTTCAGGGTCTTCCTCCCATCTTCATCGAAAAGCTTACAACTCCCATTGCACTTGACACACATCACAAACCTCACACCGCTGCACCCTTGGCAACCAACTCCTGCCCTTGGTATCCTATCAAGCAGTAATCCGAGTTTCCCCTCCTCATCCAACTTCAATATCTCATCAGCTCCACCAACCAGTCTTCCTTTAACAAACACAACCGGAACTTTCACTTGCTTTGTCCCCATTAGTCCTCTCAGTTCCTCCCTAAACCCAGAGTCCATTGACACATCACGTTCAAACATCTGAACATGATGCGACTCAATGATAGACCTAACAATGTTGCAATCCTCAAATGTCTTCCTAATTCCTCTCAGCGTGGTCGTGTAAATGACCACTGCATTCTCACCACCAGGCGGGCagattttatcaaacacttgaAGAATGCTCTCCGCGTCTTCCAAATTTCGGGCCTTCCAGGATGTGGCAGATTCAGTCACCATCTTCTTAACCTTCTCCTCTCCATCTTTAGTAGTATCCACTTTTTCTGGATCAAACAGTGGACTCAAACTCCTCCTCCTAAACGAAACCCCCCCAAGATCCAATTTAGTCATATCACATTTCACCGGAAGCCTGATATTTGGTGAATTCTTCCTCGAATTCTCCAACACATTGCTCTGCTTCAAAACCCTTTTAGGACTACAATCCCACCGTGCAACGCCATTAACTTGCCCCTTATTCTCCTTCCCAACAGACCTCTTCCCCGTCTTCGGTGAACcaagttgattcaaaaacttcaaaggactcttcacatCCAAATCAGCAAACCCGCGAAGAAAAGCCCTGGGTCTAGGACTACTCTTCTTGGGTTGAATCACAACAGGCGCCCCTTCTTCAAGCCCTTCCATCAACTCCCAAGCATTAATAATCTCCGGCTCTTGTCGCGACAAAGACTTCCTAGGCTGAACCACATTCACACATTGTTGAGGCTGCGGATCTTTATCCAGATTGAGAGCACCATAAGTCGATGAAGTCAGAGAAACAACATGGTTGGGATAATCTTGTTGGGCATTTTCAAAGTGAATAATATCTCGTTTGAGATCTTTCTTAAACAGTTTTGAAGATGCACAACCCATTGGAACTACTCCAGTTTCAAATTTGTGTTTGGTTCTTCAAATGGTAATAAGAAAGTGAAGTGGAGTTACTTACTGTTACAAAGAAGTGGAGGTTTATTTTCTTACAGATAATACTAACCGTTACATTGTCTTTGGTGAGGGTCCCAACGGTCGGAAAATTCAAATGGGGTTTAAGAGTACGAATTTTCGTACTTATTTTATATGCAAACACATgtttactttttctttttctgttttattatcattatattcAGCATTTCTAATCGTTGGTTGTCTCTGTCTTTTTATCTTGTTCTGCAACTTCCTGTATTTCAGTTTATGTTGCATtcgaaatatttttatttaaaaatttatctacgaatttattagaaaataaatttttttaataggcaaataaattaatattgtttataaaaatttatagtaAAATTATTGGATGCACAGGGCTAATTCTTCCTATCTAGTTTTGGAAGCTAGTcccatacaatttttttaaaatgtattcttttaaaatgtcaaaaaatttaaaagtatgttaatttttgaaaataagcgAAGACATAGAATTGGattaatatctttaaattttgttttaatgatatgttatgaataatatttattgtttGTTTTGAACACTTTTCATCGTTAACGTATAACTtacaaaatcataaataatcataaatattaCATTTATGGAGATTAAGAATATGTAAGATGAGTTATTATAAAATTAGAGTTTcagaaaacttaaaatattcaaaaaatataaatattttattattaaaaattagggCATGTAGCCCAtagaatatcatataaatagCAAAGTTTCATTAACATCAAAATAATAGAGAGAGTAAACAATATTACAATAAGAGATAGAGTAAACAATGACAAGCGAACAGATTGAGAATCCAATGTTTCAATCTATCTAGTTATGaacttaatataaattatatttattatatcatattataaaacacaaacaaaataaaaagagttactccatctgtcccatttaattctatacgtttctttttaagtgttcgacacgcatttcaatactcttataatatatagttccgtaacttatttttgagattttctttttctgtataaaagtataatatccaaactttaattcagaaaaaaaataatttaaaaatagattgcataactacactttgcaggagtattaaagtccgtgccgcgtccccgtccccaatgtatactactcagggggacggaggagTATCATTTTcttagtttaataatttataatttttagaatattattgTGATATTtccatttcaattttaatatttaatacagTTGAATTGTTATTCATAAAGTTAATAACACAAAATCTTAAGTATATTTtagttcatatttaattttcaaaatctatATAGCATTTGAATAAAAAACATTGACTAGCGCAAAAATAAAtctcatatttattaaattgttaatatttcaaatactaatttgaaataaaaataagcataattttattaatatgaacGTCATAGCTCacagttattttttttatctcacaccaaatttaaattacaaagtcAATGTAGTCTACGAGAGACTattcaatttaataaattcacAACAGATTATGCACTTTTCGTATGATTAAGACTTTTGATGATTACGAgcttattcaattttaataagttCGAAAATGTCTACTTATGTAATATGATAGAATTCGGCTTCAAATTAGATATAAGTTAgaactaatttaaaattagaagttagtttgagttaatttttaagtgatttttattattatatttttaatagccTATAAATTGTTAATAAAATATCTGATTTTTATCACGTAAGTCGATGTTGCTGTTCCACACGGACAGAACTTTTACTACACTACTATCCCGAGTCATCATTTAAATTCTCCTTTGCCATTTGTTTGACAAAGGTTTTGTATGTAATTACGAAaatgttttattatttgtaaatattttatatttattttaatatataatttttgaatgaaagataTCATAATTTAGCATGACAAACATGATAATTAACTAGAAATGCATGAAATAACCTTTTTTATGTTatcttcacataaataaaaaataattaatatttatatacttatgtAGGTGGATACTCTTATGGAATAGGTAGATAATAAGGTGGACAAATTTAAAATCTTTTGGGATTTTAACATTCCGGATTTCCCATATCTTATATGAGAGCGTGTTTTGTCCTCTAATCTTATAATGCTAAATTATTTCATTCTAGAAATTTCTCATGCACCTTTAATTTGCGTCTAGAATTTTAAACGGTCAAAAGCCCGGcttaattttatgtttaaaatctTATGGACTCCCTGGACCCTGGTCACCGTAAAAGCCCAACTGTCTCTGCGTATCCAACATGCCCATTACTCAATGAGAATATACCCACGGTCAAATGTCAATGGCCTGATTTGTTAAAGCGTTTATGAATTACAACTGTTGTAAATTTTGTCGACATTGGTATCAAATTCAGACAGAACAAGAAGAAAGCGTTTCGACAAGAAAgagttgttaaaaaaatttctggGACAAAGACCATGTAATTTCATCTTTCAGCTTGTTTACGCTTACTAGTCTTTGGATTAAAATCACTAATGTTAGGTAATGACCTTAAAGctcacaaaatttatattttattacacTCGAAGACATAGTcagatattaaaaatttattcaacAACTAATCCAGCAAGGCCTTTGCTTGTGATAAGTCTCTAGACGTCGACAACTTCACGGTACTTTCCTTCCATCctttgtaaataaatattaggacaaaaatccttaaaaaaaatacttaataaaatattaggatAAAAATGGTATGTTTATAAACcttttcatcttttttttttaattaaatgtgtATTTTGTTTTAGTCCATGCATTACAGAAAAGGAGATTAATGGATAGTTGAGATCAATTTTACATGGAAATACAGGAATCATATATGATAagaagaaggaaaagaaaaataaaaattcttcaCTGGTGTTTCTAAAATGTTGATCACTACTCACTAGAAGTGCAATAGTACACCACATCGATGCGgatatatatatcaaacattAAACATAcggcatataaaattataaaaacaaaacacaTTAACGTTACATCCAGACTTATAAAACATTTAAATCCTAGTTCGTAGAATTTATCATAACATGCCCAAATCACcatgttattaaaatatatactgGAGAAAGGATTTTACCTATAAAATTTCAGTATATTACCTTAcctacctatatatatatcatatttaaatgTAAAATAGATGTTTCGCTAAAAGTTGAAAAAATTGTACAGTTTTCTGAATGAAGGATTCATCTTGCATGAAAATGATTAAAATAAGTTGTCACAGTTTATAGTCGCATGactttaaattccaaaaattcAACCTCACCATCCTTCATTTCTATCATCACATCTTTCTCACACTTCTTTCTCTGCCATGCCGCCACCGGTTGATCTCGACGCTTTAGATACCTCCTGCACCACCGCTAGCGACCGCAAAATCGCCTGCGAACAAGTCGCTGATGCCGACGGCAACTCCCACTCACCGTCCCGATCCTCCGACGCCGCGGAAGAATTCAACGACGTTCCTCCCGATTTTCCCGCTGAATCGTTCTGGCTCTCACAAGACGCCGAGTTCGACTGGTTCGACCGCAACGCGTTCCTCGAGCGCAAAGAGTCAACTCGAGGCAACATATGTAGCGCTACTAATCAGTCTAACAACACGACGTCGCAGCGATTCGCGAAACAATTGAATTCGAAAGCTGCTATACTTGGAATGCCTAACACGCAGAAGAGCAATCATGTTGATAATAAGCGGAGGCAGAGTAAAGCGCCGATTATGAGATTGTTCCCGTCGAAAAGATCGGAGTCGATTAAGTCGACGGCGGGGATTGCGGAGCCTTCGTCGCCGAAAGTTTCGTGTATCGGAAGAGTGAGATCGAAGAAGAGCCGGAGCCGGAGGAGGAAAGTTACGGTGAAGGCGGTGGTGGAGAGGACGAGATCGGCGGATgaagtgaagaagaagaaaggtttTTACTCCGGTTTAATGTCGTTGTTCCGGTCGGACCGGAAGTGTACGAATAAAGGTTCGGTGAGGATCAGTGAACCGGTGGTTAAATCGGTTTCTAGAAAGAAGAAGTGTGAGGATCCGATTCAAGAGAGTTGTGAATCGGCTTGTGAACCGGTCGGTTTGGGAGGGATGACCCGGTTTGTGTCCGGTCGTCGGTCCGAGTCGTGGATTGTTGGGGAAGAATCTGACGCGGCGAGAAATGATTCGCTGGAAGCGTTCCGTAAGAGTGGGTCCACTAGGCGGCTATAACAGCGTGGGAGTTGGAAAAAACGTTTAGTTTCGGAGGGGTGTGTGTTTGGTAAGCTGACGTGGCGTGTTGAATAACGCTGTCCCTCTCTTTGGAAAAGGTAAAGGTGAAGTTGGTAGATTCTGTTAATTTGCGCCCGAGCTAAATTTTTGTTATTCGTAGATATCTGATTCATTTTCTAGCAGCTTGTATATTTTTACCATTTGTTTCTCCCCTCCTTTGTATTGCCTTGATCTTTTACTTTGTGTCTTGTTTTTTCGAGAAATTTGCTGGTTCGTCTCCGGACGCTTGCGACATGATGGACCTATTCTAGATGTCGAGGTGAATGGAATGATCCACGGTCAGCACGTACCCTTCTCCGGGTTAAAAAATATCgaaataaatcatatttcacATTTTCTAAATTCTTATATAgtaatattaagaaaattttataaaaatattcatattttaaaaatatcattttaagtAAGATATGGTTAGAATTGTATATATGTGATTGCAATGCTAGTTGAAAATTATAGTTTTTCGAGTTACTTAGATATTATCGAAAAATGCCATATTACTAATTAATTCCGACGACGtacaaattttaaaacatagatatttaataattagtaCATTGATATTGAATCTTATTATTTAGTCACCGttcatattttagatttttatttttatttttatttttatttaaatattaaatataattatgagaTAATCAAGAAGAAACACAAAAATATacctaaatattattataatattttattcattatatataataatatacaataaaaagAGTAAATTCTATTAATTCTTTATAACTTATATTTAATAACATAGTAGAGAAGGGTGGACCGTATTTTCATCCCGGATATACGGATATTCTCTTGTTAAGAAGAATGAAGGAGTTAGTTTTGAAAGACAGATAATCTTACTTTTTTAtccaatttaattaaataaaattatcttttttgtgTATTACCCTAAACTGTTTTGTTTAAGCGTCGTGAATCAGCTGGTAATGATAGAAACAAGTATTAGGTTGCTATCAATTAAAGTTGCAAGCAGTCAATTATTGGAGACTAGTCACTAGAGTCGCTTTAATCTGCCTGCCATAATTGACTACAAAATTATTCTACTCTACAATTTCATGTTTCACCATAttcatcttttttttattatcttttctcGTCTCAGAGGATCGTCACATGCACAATTGTTGAATATTGTAAACATTTCCTCTCACAACAAACACACCACCATTCCCAACCTCCCCGTTTTGCCCTCTTTAATTATTTCCATCTCCTTTTTGTCATATTAAAATGATGTGTTCGTACACACAAATACATAATAATGCCTAATAAAATTTAAGCCCTTAAAAAAATGGAAAGAGACGAGCTTGAAAACAAGataaatattttacaataatTGGAAGTGCTAAAGTGGTTGCATAGTTTACTATGATAGTGGTGACTTGTTTACTGGCCTCTACGTCGAAGTTTCGCATCTTGATCCTGTCATACTCTTCAGCCTTGTAGCTATGACAACTAACTTATAGTACCAGGAGTCCTAATATCCTATAATTTGATGCTAATTAGTTCTTAATGTTCTTTTGTTAACtaacaactaaaatcagaaCTTAGTAATCGATCCATCTAGCTCTTCATCCTCTGATCATAATTAAGCACGACCTGTCGGCCGTTATCTGGTTGCACAGGTCTTGAGTTGCTTTTAAATGCCGGTAACATTGGAGCCTTCAACAACTCTAGTTGTTGTTTAGATATAGTCCTTACCTACAATATTACAGCAAGAATCTAGTTTAGGAGCATGCTGTGTTAAAACCGGCCGTTTCTAATTTGAAACTAGAAAATGTTTGTTTATGTAATAAGAAACTTACTTAaaagtaataaataatttaaatttagaagttagtttgaaataatttttcacTAACTTAATACAATACCTTTACAATTTTTATTGATACAAGTGACTCAGAGCAAGCCCAAGAGTTGTTTTATATAATAtcctaaattataatttgaggtatttggtaaaaaaatttgatccaacaatgttTTAGTGATGTATATCACTAGGGCAACATTATAGGGAGACAAAAAACATTATGATTTTGTCGttcttgaaaatatatattttatcgtttataaaatcttattttttagGCACCTCTTTTCCTCTCTACTTTGTATTGTTCTTTAATGATTAAAAGAGTTAAAGTTCCCTAAATACGTCTTAAATCATtaagacataattttttatatcatatttaagaCTTGAACTAAgatattgttggacttgctctcataaatcataaattacccataaattagttttattttcattgatatatttttaataactcacagatcattaataaatcaaaattatccaaacaaatattttaaacctCCAACTTACTGCATTAAGTCATGTTAAGTTATAAGTCGTCATTTTAATCTCAACGAGAGGGGCTCTAGATCAGCTTACATATAGTTATAAGTTAATCAAGATGATCCTGAGGAGACTGTAGTAGTATTAGTATGAATACCTTTTCAAAGACGTGCCAAATAACGTTTTCGGTACATGGAGGCGTGGTGAAAGAGCCCTGGTATCTGAAATACCTGCGAGTACATTTTCTCAGCGGGTTCGGGTCCAACTTCCCAAGATCAATACGAGCATGTTCGTCGCCTCCACATTTTTCTCTACCTAGCTCTTCTAATTTTCTGTGTATCTGCATGTGTAGCCATACTAACTCGTTTAAGCCCTCGTATAAAATTTGATCATCGGTTTTTGAGTTTCAGTTTATTTGATTCTTCTACTTCTAGTAAGGATGTTCTAGTCGTGTGTAACAAGCGTCTTCTGCTAAATTTAGATTACCTTGGTGAGAACTATATCGCCATTGCCAATTTGGTAAAGAATGGCACCCATAAAAATGCTCCCGTCATCAGCCTTGTGAAGCAATTGAAGCTCCGCGTCATATCTGAAATGAAACTGTAAACTATGATGATCGGAAGCAATCAAGTTAAAAGCCGTTCTTTAGACTACACAAATTAAGAAGGATGCATAATCCTACAACGAAGGTTGTTAATCAAATGAATAGGAGAAATATACGCTTTCCCATTTATATTGTGCTCAGATGGAGTGCGCCAATGAATTTGTTGGAGACGATAATCCTTGCCATCTACGCCTATAACACCGGCATTTTCTTCAAAATGTATCTGCAGACAAATTTATTAGCAGTTGTTGCAAACTAATGAGATGATGCATGAATGGATgcgaaatttattttatttttaacaaaaaaaaatcttaccCCGACATTGAAGCCATTGTTAACCAAGGTAGCCGTGGCGGGTATATACTTTCTGTTCAAGGTCATGTTGGTGCCCTGAGCTGCCTTGCTATGCAGAATGTTAATTGGAGACTGTGCTTTACCATCTGAGCATGTCTTAAACTTGGGGTCGAGGCTTCCCCACTTATCAGGCCCTTTAGCGCCCGAATAACTGAATTCAATAACTGCTCCAGCAAATTAAGCAGCCAATCAAAACAGAATTTATAGATTAGTATCGCACATGGAATATGAACGATCAGAGAATGGATAATGCAAGAAGAGTGAGCAAGAATCGTACTATTATCTGCACCAGGAGCGGCTTGTGTGGTGACAATGAAAGCTGAAATTGCAATTGCGAGAAGGGAGAGTTCCATGAATTCAGAAACGAAGAAACAAATCAAAGGTGAGATAATGTTAGTTTGTGTTAATATGATGGAAAGTTAAGCTGATGGGTAGAAATATGTGGCCATTAGTCTGATAATTTAAAAACGAGAAATTGATAAACTGATCTTCCTGCTAATTTTGGATATGGAAAAGAGAGAATCAAGCAGCAGTGTCAATCCTCGAAACTTTAGGAGCACCTTTGCTTATTATGTGTGTGCTGCAGTGTGCCCTTTTTATTTGCTATATTTCCCCTTAGACATGTCCCTTAATTTTGAGGGACGTGGTTGTGACTGTACACAGTTATGAAGAGTAACCATTATGCATGCAGCATGCAAGCTAGAAGAGATACAAATTTAAATTGAGACTCTTAAATTATACGATCCGATATTATATTTGGGTATAAAATATAACAATGAAAAACAGTCGAGCTTTAAAAGAAATTATCAGAGTTAATATTACGTGAAAAGCTTAGTAGGTCTTCTTCACATTCATTAATTCGTGCATGGCTGCCGGTTTTTACTGTTCGCCCACATTCATCGCATATTAAATCTACGAGGTGATCACTACCAAAACCATCAACTTTATCTGTAGTTCATaaccaaaatttaaattcaagGTACTTAAAATAATTCTAAAGTCATGAGTACTTTTGAGTCCTAATCTGAAATCGAGCTAAGCAAGCATATTATAATCTGAATAAAATTATTAGTCAGACGATCGACAAATTACTCATTTCAGAACAGATGACAGAGTCACAGAATGCACGGGTCATGAACTCATGGATAGGAAAATAGTGTTTGAATTCTATAATGGCAGCTAAGTCCAGACACCATGTAAACAGAATATAGAGGATTGTCGACTAGTGCCGCCGTATAGGAGCCTTAAGAGTTTGCAGTCAACAAACAACGATATGTGGCCTGCGGCTAGCTGTGG of the Daucus carota subsp. sativus chromosome 4, DH1 v3.0, whole genome shotgun sequence genome contains:
- the LOC108219072 gene encoding heterogeneous nuclear ribonucleoprotein Q, giving the protein MPRTRSNASTVKSSEPGKPAAAEKPVQLIEPVVSDGDNDETVEEEVEYEEVEVEEEEEEEEEEEEVEEEEEEEEEEEEEVEEEEKDASVSNKAGSRKGQDSDDEMINAEAAEDEEKKHAELLALPPHGSEVYLGGIPHDASEDELKGFCGSIGEVTEVRIMKGKDSSENKGYAFVTFRSKDLATKAIKDLNNTEFKGRKVKCSTSQAKHKLFVGNIPKSWGEEDIKKIVTKVGPGVNGVELLKDPQNSSRNRGFVFIEYYNHACAEYSRQKMSNPKFKLDDNAPTVSWADPKNAESSASSQVKAVYVKNLPKNITQDQLKDVFEHHGKITKVVLPPAKAGQEKSRFGFVHFADRSSALKALKNTEKYEIEGQVLECSLAKPQADQRSSGFSSSSKAALLPSYQPPVGYGLVGGAYGALSAGYGGAGFGQPLVYGRGPAPGMAMMPMLLPDGRIGYVLQQPGAQPYSSPPPPQQQRGGRSGGRSGGSSSGGRSGGRGGGGSSSGGRRDSGGYSGGRNRYNPY
- the LOC108216837 gene encoding uncharacterized protein At3g28850, translated to MGCASSKLFKKDLKRDIIHFENAQQDYPNHVVSLTSSTYGALNLDKDPQPQQCVNVVQPRKSLSRQEPEIINAWELMEGLEEGAPVVIQPKKSSPRPRAFLRGFADLDVKSPLKFLNQLGSPKTGKRSVGKENKGQVNGVARWDCSPKRVLKQSNVLENSRKNSPNIRLPVKCDMTKLDLGGVSFRRRSLSPLFDPEKVDTTKDGEEKVKKMVTESATSWKARNLEDAESILQVFDKICPPGGENAVVIYTTTLRGIRKTFEDCNIVRSIIESHHVQMFERDVSMDSGFREELRGLMGTKQVKVPVVFVKGRLVGGADEILKLDEEGKLGLLLDRIPRAGVGCQGCSGVRFVMCVKCNGSCKLFDEDGRKTLKCDECNENGLIQCPICC
- the LOC108217453 gene encoding uncharacterized protein LOC108217453, coding for MPPPVDLDALDTSCTTASDRKIACEQVADADGNSHSPSRSSDAAEEFNDVPPDFPAESFWLSQDAEFDWFDRNAFLERKESTRGNICSATNQSNNTTSQRFAKQLNSKAAILGMPNTQKSNHVDNKRRQSKAPIMRLFPSKRSESIKSTAGIAEPSSPKVSCIGRVRSKKSRSRRRKVTVKAVVERTRSADEVKKKKGFYSGLMSLFRSDRKCTNKGSVRISEPVVKSVSRKKKCEDPIQESCESACEPVGLGGMTRFVSGRRSESWIVGEESDAARNDSLEAFRKSGSTRRL
- the LOC108217454 gene encoding alpha carbonic anhydrase 1, chloroplastic, with protein sequence MELSLLAIAISAFIVTTQAAPGADNIIEFSYSGAKGPDKWGSLDPKFKTCSDGKAQSPINILHSKAAQGTNMTLNRKYIPATATLVNNGFNVGIHFEENAGVIGVDGKDYRLQQIHWRTPSEHNINGKAYDAELQLLHKADDGSIFMGAILYQIGNGDIVLTKIHRKLEELGREKCGGDEHARIDLGKLDPNPLRKCTRRYFRYQGSFTTPPCTENVIWHVFEKVRTISKQQLELLKAPMLPAFKSNSRPVQPDNGRQVVLNYDQRMKS